The following proteins are encoded in a genomic region of Bradyrhizobium sp. SK17:
- a CDS encoding STN domain-containing protein, translating into MISGDAPRSSATSRHLFGICAALLIGGICAVAAQQREIVAASAPIEFNIPAQQLASALQAYGERTGVQVLYESNSATGRTSTLVEGSLTPEDALNLLLKGSDLKVQYIRPDAITLASRSARVDRPPASPLATADLSLGTLQVRATNDGSDTGALRDYSESLQFDIQKALQKNIGSRGGSYQLVVDLWIDASRTIQRAQLFRPTGDQNRDAAVTAALQGLTVSRATPANASLPVRIAIRVKSLQ; encoded by the coding sequence GTGATCAGCGGTGACGCTCCGCGATCTTCCGCGACGTCGCGTCATCTGTTCGGGATTTGTGCCGCGCTGCTGATCGGCGGCATCTGCGCGGTTGCCGCGCAGCAGCGCGAGATTGTTGCCGCATCTGCGCCGATCGAGTTCAACATCCCCGCCCAGCAGTTGGCCAGCGCGTTGCAGGCCTATGGCGAGCGAACCGGCGTTCAGGTGCTTTATGAAAGCAACTCCGCAACCGGCCGGACGTCGACGTTGGTCGAGGGGAGCCTGACGCCCGAGGACGCATTGAATCTGCTTCTGAAGGGGTCCGACCTGAAGGTCCAGTATATTCGTCCGGATGCGATCACCCTTGCCTCGCGCAGTGCGCGTGTCGATCGTCCGCCGGCAAGCCCGCTCGCGACCGCGGACCTGTCGCTGGGCACGCTGCAGGTGCGGGCCACCAATGACGGCAGCGATACCGGTGCGCTGCGCGACTACAGCGAAAGCCTGCAGTTCGACATTCAGAAAGCGCTTCAGAAGAACATCGGGTCGCGCGGTGGCAGCTATCAGCTCGTCGTCGACCTGTGGATCGACGCGTCGCGCACGATCCAGCGCGCCCAGTTGTTCCGGCCGACCGGCGATCAGAACCGCGATGCAGCCGTGACTGCGGCGCTGCAAGGGCTGACCGTGAGCCGGGCCACACCCGCCAATGCGTCGCTGCCGGTGCGGATCGCGATCCGGGTGAAATCATTGCAATGA
- a CDS encoding energy transducer TonB has protein sequence MSASDTSGPDGARGISPMTRMFRPDDPGAWSSGEVLRLLLAPAIATLLFVGGIYWIRLQPPAGSASREQSSVVQVRLLPSPSPAPIPVAPVSQPQTAALASRTEVSPENAEPPLDNLTAASGREPMPAEPTVPSFHPTPSPADAPPNSVTVKYQQALLRHVARYQRYPSAARLGRLHGAVETLFSMQRDGTLLDVWVKTSSGEVVLDKAAVDAIRRAQPLPSIPSALPDRLNIQITLVFDPS, from the coding sequence ATGAGCGCCAGCGACACCAGCGGACCCGACGGCGCGCGCGGCATCAGCCCGATGACGCGGATGTTTCGTCCCGATGATCCAGGCGCCTGGAGTTCGGGCGAGGTCCTGCGCCTGCTGCTGGCGCCGGCGATCGCGACGCTGCTGTTCGTCGGTGGAATCTACTGGATCCGGTTGCAGCCGCCGGCCGGGTCGGCCAGCCGCGAGCAGAGCTCGGTCGTACAGGTTCGGTTGCTGCCGAGCCCGTCGCCCGCGCCGATCCCGGTCGCACCCGTGTCGCAGCCGCAAACCGCGGCGCTCGCCAGCAGGACCGAGGTGTCGCCGGAGAACGCTGAACCGCCGCTGGACAATCTGACGGCGGCCTCGGGGCGAGAGCCGATGCCGGCGGAGCCGACCGTGCCGAGCTTCCATCCGACGCCATCGCCTGCCGACGCGCCGCCCAACAGCGTCACCGTGAAATACCAGCAAGCGCTGCTTCGTCATGTGGCGCGCTACCAGCGCTATCCCAGTGCGGCACGGCTGGGGCGGCTGCACGGGGCGGTCGAGACGCTGTTTTCCATGCAGCGCGACGGCACCCTGCTCGATGTCTGGGTCAAGACCAGTTCCGGAGAGGTCGTGCTCGACAAGGCGGCCGTTGATGCGATCCGGCGCGCGCAACCGCTGCCGTCGATCCCGTCGGCGCTGCCGGACCGGCTCAATATTCAGATCACCCTGGTGTTCGATCCGTCCTGA
- a CDS encoding RNA polymerase sigma factor, with translation MAEINRMRLRGQLADNYDGLVKKLTRRLGSSDFAYEALHETFLRLERVTDTVPIRSPADYIFRIAINIAKDRQKAQNLRVSTAEIDALLDVSDEGPSPARIVEARSDIDAFKRALAELPARPRDVLYSVAIEGRSPQDVAARLGVSVRTVESDLKLALSHCADCLDYTLIRRLGGPRPRS, from the coding sequence GTGGCTGAAATCAATCGAATGCGGCTGCGGGGGCAGCTTGCTGACAATTATGACGGCCTCGTCAAGAAATTGACCCGCCGTCTGGGATCGTCGGACTTCGCCTACGAGGCCTTGCACGAGACGTTCCTCCGGTTGGAGCGTGTCACCGATACCGTGCCGATCCGCAGTCCCGCCGACTACATATTCCGTATCGCGATCAATATCGCCAAGGATCGCCAGAAAGCGCAGAATCTCCGCGTTAGCACCGCCGAAATCGACGCACTGCTCGACGTCAGTGACGAAGGACCGAGCCCGGCGAGAATCGTCGAGGCGCGCTCCGATATCGATGCTTTCAAGCGGGCCCTGGCCGAATTGCCGGCGCGGCCGCGCGACGTACTTTATAGTGTTGCGATCGAGGGACGATCGCCGCAGGATGTCGCGGCCCGTCTCGGCGTCAGCGTGAGAACGGTAGAAAGCGATTTGAAACTGGCCCTGAGCCATTGTGCTGATTGTCTCGACTATACTTTGATCCGTCGTCTTGGCGGTCCGCGTCCCCGTTCGTGA
- a CDS encoding DUF4880 domain-containing protein, which yields MTEPPRTSGPDPLLDEALDWVVRLKTGSPTRADVDALQRWRAQSPDHEEAFRSAARLFRSVGAAAKELAEEQAATDAVVALPQRRSRFLTRRMVLGGAIAAAAGYLMIRPPLDMWPSIEELSADYRTGKGEQRKVMLTPDISVELNTQTSLALRPSPNETRVELISGEASVIARRSSTTPLVMLARDGRISALQADFNARCLDGVVSVTCLDGIVTVEQGGRSVQLRKAEQVSYSPAGLQASLPVDAKQVAAWQTGLLIFRDRPLASVVDEVNRYRAGKIIITNAELKRRLVNGTFQVDKLDNFVAQVEQLFGARITSLPGGVVLMS from the coding sequence GTGACCGAGCCGCCTCGCACATCCGGGCCCGATCCATTGCTGGACGAGGCGCTTGACTGGGTCGTTCGGCTGAAGACCGGTTCGCCGACGCGTGCCGATGTCGACGCATTGCAGCGCTGGCGCGCGCAAAGCCCGGATCATGAGGAGGCGTTCAGGAGCGCAGCCCGGCTGTTCCGCAGCGTCGGCGCCGCGGCCAAGGAGCTTGCCGAGGAACAGGCCGCGACGGATGCCGTCGTGGCATTGCCGCAGCGGCGGTCACGGTTTTTGACACGCCGCATGGTGTTGGGCGGCGCGATTGCTGCCGCCGCCGGATACTTGATGATCCGGCCGCCTCTCGATATGTGGCCGTCGATCGAGGAACTCTCGGCCGACTACCGCACCGGAAAAGGCGAGCAGCGCAAGGTGATGCTGACGCCCGACATATCGGTCGAACTGAATACCCAGACCAGCCTTGCGCTGCGGCCCTCGCCGAACGAAACCCGGGTCGAGCTGATCTCGGGTGAGGCCTCGGTGATCGCCCGAAGGTCGTCGACGACGCCGCTGGTGATGCTGGCGCGCGACGGCCGTATCAGTGCGTTGCAGGCCGACTTCAACGCGCGCTGCCTCGACGGTGTCGTTTCGGTGACATGCCTCGACGGTATCGTCACCGTCGAGCAGGGCGGCCGGTCGGTACAGCTTCGCAAGGCCGAACAGGTCAGCTACTCGCCCGCCGGACTGCAAGCCTCGCTTCCGGTCGATGCCAAGCAGGTCGCCGCCTGGCAGACCGGATTGTTGATCTTCCGCGACCGGCCATTGGCAAGCGTCGTGGACGAAGTGAACCGGTACCGCGCCGGGAAGATCATCATTACCAATGCCGAGCTGAAGCGCCGGCTCGTCAACGGCACATTCCAGGTCGACAAGCTGGACAATTTCGTCGCCCAGGTCGAGCAACTGTTCGGCGCGCGCATCACGTCGCTGCCCGGCGGTGTGGTGCTGATGAGCTGA
- a CDS encoding ShlB/FhaC/HecB family hemolysin secretion/activation protein, which produces MSAAVLSVAGSVAAVVPARAAKDSAAPAAAPAPGKQPAQANAPAQKPAAPLQRFDIDDFAVQGADKLPQVEIEEAIYPFLGPGKTSEDVEKARAALEKAYHDKGYQTVSVAVPQQNVTGGVVTLKVTELKVGRLRVKNSRYFDLDRIKDSAPSLKEGTVPNFTDVTKDIVSLNQWPDRRVTPALRAGVAPGTVDVDLNVEDKAPIHASLEVNNRQSPSTTASRVSATVHYDDLWQLGHSLSFTYQVAPERPSDAEVFSGSYMARVPNADWLNLLFYSVKSNSNVATIGGTNVVGPGMIIGERAVITLPTREGLFHTLSVGMDYKHFDQTVKLGTDGFSSPVTYYPFVATYGATFQNDKFTTQFNAGITYNIRTLSSPWDEFDAKRYKASPSFTHLNLDVSHTQELPEGFQLYGKVQGQIADGPLVSSEQFSLGGLDTVRGYLESEALGDNGAVANLELRTPNVGGMLQNELKSETGEGKPRFTTFNDWRFFAFMDGGYTAIQQPLVGQQSSFVAWSYGVGTRFKTLEYFNGMVAFSVPGVTQAYTHANSPRVNFRIWGEF; this is translated from the coding sequence ATGTCGGCCGCCGTGCTCTCCGTGGCTGGTTCTGTCGCGGCGGTCGTTCCGGCGCGCGCGGCGAAGGATTCCGCGGCGCCGGCCGCAGCGCCGGCGCCCGGGAAGCAGCCGGCCCAGGCGAATGCGCCGGCGCAAAAGCCGGCGGCGCCGTTGCAGCGCTTCGACATCGACGACTTCGCGGTGCAGGGCGCCGACAAGCTGCCCCAGGTCGAGATCGAGGAGGCGATCTATCCGTTCCTCGGTCCGGGCAAGACTTCGGAGGACGTCGAGAAGGCGCGCGCCGCGCTCGAGAAGGCGTATCACGACAAGGGCTACCAGACCGTCAGCGTCGCGGTCCCGCAGCAGAATGTCACCGGCGGTGTGGTCACCCTCAAGGTGACGGAGCTGAAGGTGGGGCGTCTGCGGGTCAAGAACTCGCGTTACTTCGACCTCGACCGGATCAAGGATAGCGCGCCTTCGCTGAAGGAAGGCACCGTTCCCAATTTCACCGATGTCACCAAGGACATCGTCTCGCTCAACCAGTGGCCCGATCGTCGTGTGACGCCGGCATTGCGTGCCGGCGTGGCGCCCGGCACCGTCGACGTCGATCTCAATGTCGAGGACAAGGCGCCGATCCACGCCAGCCTCGAAGTGAACAACCGGCAATCGCCGTCCACCACGGCGAGCCGCGTCTCGGCCACCGTCCACTACGACGATCTGTGGCAGCTCGGCCACTCCCTGAGTTTCACCTATCAGGTCGCGCCGGAGCGTCCGAGCGATGCCGAGGTGTTCTCCGGCTCGTATATGGCGCGCGTGCCCAACGCCGATTGGCTCAATTTGCTGTTCTACAGCGTGAAGTCGAACAGCAATGTCGCGACGATCGGCGGTACCAACGTGGTCGGTCCCGGCATGATCATCGGCGAACGGGCCGTGATCACGCTGCCGACCCGCGAGGGCCTGTTCCACACGCTGTCGGTCGGCATGGACTACAAACATTTCGACCAGACCGTGAAGCTCGGCACCGACGGCTTCTCGTCGCCGGTCACCTACTATCCTTTCGTCGCGACCTATGGTGCGACGTTCCAGAACGACAAGTTCACGACGCAGTTCAATGCCGGCATCACCTACAACATCCGGACGCTGAGCAGCCCGTGGGACGAGTTCGACGCCAAGCGCTACAAGGCGTCGCCGAGCTTCACCCATCTCAACCTCGACGTCTCGCATACCCAGGAACTGCCGGAAGGTTTCCAGCTCTACGGCAAGGTGCAGGGGCAGATCGCCGACGGTCCGCTGGTCTCGAGCGAGCAGTTCAGCCTCGGCGGTCTCGATACCGTGCGCGGCTATCTCGAATCCGAGGCGCTCGGCGACAACGGCGCGGTCGCCAACCTCGAACTGCGCACCCCCAATGTCGGCGGCATGCTGCAGAACGAGCTGAAGAGCGAGACCGGCGAGGGCAAGCCGCGTTTCACCACCTTCAACGACTGGCGTTTCTTCGCCTTCATGGACGGTGGCTATACGGCGATTCAGCAGCCGCTCGTGGGGCAGCAGTCGTCGTTCGTCGCATGGAGCTACGGCGTCGGCACGCGTTTCAAGACGCTCGAATATTTTAACGGCATGGTCGCGTTCTCGGTGCCGGGCGTTACTCAAGCATACACGCACGCCAACAGTCCGCGCGTGAACTTCCGAATCTGGGGTGAATTCTGA
- a CDS encoding DUF2341 domain-containing protein, producing the protein MGFSFERRALRRGIANIATALLFGLVALVTSLAPANAWWNDEWSLRKKITVDASASGANVTDPIGATPVLVRLHVGNFRFSSAKDDGSDLRFVAGDDKTPLKHHIEKFDSLLGEGLVWVAVPNLAPGARTDIWLYYGNKKALATSDPKGTYDPDTLTVYHFNERGTPAIDSSVWANNAQSVGQPADGSLIGTGLRLDGRAPVTMPASPSLASPDGAALTWSAWIKPSALQPNAALFSRRDGANALVIGVDNGSPFVEVTNAGSVQRSTAGAPVAAGSWHHVAVVAANGQVTLYLDGASYAALSASLPALNTVGLIGGDSSTSSASPIAPATAPSAATPSVPPDASAADGGAAPAATPDAAATPAPAPAAAMAGFVGDIDELEISKVARPVGFIKIAAIAQGPDQGKLMSFSVDEETASWLSGYFAVILKSVTLDGWVVIGILLIMAVISWVVMIDKASYLNKQAKANAQFMKGFREIAADLTMLDRGDADDVSTLGGRLTEADAKMMRSSSLYRIYHIGAAEIRHRFSNSQRAPVLSAVSIAAIRAALDSGVVKEMQRLNRLMVVLTIAISGGPFLGLLGTVVGVMITFAAIAASGDVNVNAIAPGIAAALVATVAGLGVAIPALFGYNYLISRIKDLTNDIQVFVDEFVTKMAEFYSADRPDPIEHRIAAE; encoded by the coding sequence ATGGGCTTCTCTTTCGAGCGGCGCGCGCTGCGCCGCGGCATCGCGAATATCGCGACGGCATTGTTGTTCGGGCTCGTCGCGCTGGTGACGTCGCTCGCACCGGCGAACGCCTGGTGGAACGACGAATGGTCGCTGCGCAAGAAGATCACGGTCGATGCCAGCGCGTCGGGCGCCAACGTCACCGATCCGATCGGCGCGACGCCGGTGCTGGTCCGGCTGCATGTCGGGAACTTCCGCTTCAGCTCAGCCAAGGACGACGGCAGCGATCTCCGCTTCGTCGCCGGCGACGACAAGACGCCGCTGAAGCATCACATCGAGAAGTTCGATTCGCTGCTTGGCGAGGGCCTGGTCTGGGTTGCGGTGCCGAACCTGGCGCCGGGTGCGCGGACAGATATCTGGCTCTATTACGGCAACAAGAAAGCGCTCGCGACCAGCGATCCCAAGGGGACCTACGACCCGGATACGCTGACGGTCTATCACTTCAACGAGCGCGGCACGCCGGCGATCGATTCCTCGGTCTGGGCCAACAACGCCCAGAGCGTCGGCCAGCCCGCGGACGGTTCGCTGATCGGCACCGGCTTGCGGCTCGATGGCCGTGCTCCGGTGACGATGCCGGCCTCGCCGTCGCTCGCATCGCCGGACGGCGCCGCGCTGACCTGGTCGGCCTGGATCAAGCCGTCCGCGCTGCAGCCCAATGCCGCGCTGTTCAGCCGGCGCGACGGCGCCAACGCGCTGGTGATCGGTGTCGACAACGGCAGCCCGTTCGTCGAGGTCACCAATGCGGGCTCGGTGCAGCGCTCCACCGCCGGTGCACCGGTGGCGGCCGGCAGCTGGCATCACGTCGCCGTGGTTGCGGCAAACGGCCAGGTCACGCTCTATCTGGACGGCGCATCCTATGCCGCGCTGAGCGCGAGCCTGCCAGCTCTCAATACTGTTGGCCTGATCGGAGGAGACTCGTCGACCTCCAGCGCTTCTCCGATCGCGCCTGCGACGGCCCCGTCCGCAGCAACACCGTCAGTGCCCCCTGATGCGTCGGCTGCGGACGGTGGCGCCGCGCCCGCGGCAACGCCGGATGCGGCGGCAACGCCGGCACCGGCGCCCGCTGCGGCGATGGCCGGTTTCGTCGGCGACATCGACGAGCTCGAGATCAGCAAGGTCGCGCGGCCGGTCGGCTTCATCAAGATCGCGGCGATCGCGCAGGGCCCCGACCAGGGCAAGCTGATGTCCTTCAGCGTCGACGAGGAGACCGCAAGCTGGTTGTCCGGCTACTTCGCGGTGATCCTGAAGTCGGTGACGCTCGACGGCTGGGTGGTGATCGGCATCCTCCTGATCATGGCCGTGATCAGCTGGGTGGTGATGATCGACAAGGCCTCGTATCTCAACAAGCAGGCCAAGGCGAATGCCCAGTTCATGAAGGGCTTCCGTGAGATCGCCGCCGATCTCACGATGTTGGATCGCGGCGATGCCGATGACGTCTCGACGCTCGGCGGACGCCTCACCGAGGCCGATGCCAAGATGATGCGCTCGTCCTCACTCTACCGCATCTATCACATCGGCGCGGCCGAGATCCGCCATCGCTTCAGCAACTCGCAGCGCGCGCCGGTGCTGTCGGCGGTTTCGATCGCGGCGATCCGCGCGGCGCTCGATAGCGGCGTCGTCAAGGAGATGCAGCGGCTCAACCGCCTGATGGTGGTGCTCACGATCGCGATCTCCGGCGGACCGTTCCTCGGCCTGCTCGGCACCGTGGTCGGCGTCATGATCACCTTCGCAGCGATCGCGGCGAGCGGCGACGTCAACGTCAATGCGATCGCGCCCGGCATCGCGGCGGCGCTGGTGGCGACCGTCGCCGGTCTCGGCGTCGCGATCCCGGCGCTGTTCGGCTACAACTACCTGATCTCCCGGATCAAGGACCTGACCAACGACATTCAGGTCTTCGTCGACGAGTTCGTGACCAAGATGGCGGAATTCTATTCCGCCGACCGGCCGGACCCGATCGAACACCGCATCGCCGCGGAGTAG
- a CDS encoding biopolymer transporter ExbD — protein MQIQADSKPYDDINITPMLDLAYVLLVIFIIMTTATVQGQKVNLPKASAAPSLATQTTKAITVANDGKIFLDTIPVTLPELEQRLVQQKALTPEFPVVLRGDAQAQYQSVMDVFDLLSRIGLSQVGLATKPLVK, from the coding sequence ATGCAGATCCAGGCCGATTCAAAACCCTATGACGACATCAACATCACGCCGATGTTGGACCTCGCCTACGTGCTGCTGGTGATCTTCATCATCATGACGACGGCGACCGTGCAGGGACAGAAGGTCAACCTGCCGAAGGCCTCGGCGGCGCCGAGCCTTGCGACCCAGACCACCAAGGCGATCACGGTCGCCAACGACGGCAAGATCTTCCTCGACACCATTCCGGTGACGCTGCCCGAGCTCGAGCAGCGGCTGGTGCAGCAGAAGGCCCTGACGCCCGAATTCCCCGTGGTGCTGCGCGGCGACGCGCAGGCGCAGTACCAGAGCGTGATGGACGTGTTCGATCTGCTCAGCCGCATCGGCCTGAGCCAGGTCGGGCTCGCCACCAAGCCGCTCGTGAAGTGA
- a CDS encoding TonB C-terminal domain-containing protein — protein MNAPMRDQNAQAARATPAAEDHVAAAAAAPPPVPVRKAAVRKSERTALLRYGAVVVVAALFLSGIIYFFLGHDDMPPPRQVRDLTIVNVTLPPPPPPPPPPPQPEQKMIEQPKMAEPEFKEEKPVDKPKDEPAKDAKNDEPPGPLSLDAKPTGPGDLFNLGGKPGGSPYGGGGGGGSRFGWYATIITSQIEAAIRANPKTRNMATQIQVRLWVDSSGHISRVVLTPSSGNAEVDAALRNEVIGSLTLREPPPKDMPMPVVTRVTARRPS, from the coding sequence ATGAATGCGCCGATGCGAGACCAGAATGCGCAGGCCGCGCGCGCCACGCCGGCCGCCGAAGATCACGTTGCCGCAGCAGCGGCAGCGCCGCCGCCGGTCCCGGTTCGCAAGGCTGCGGTACGGAAAAGCGAGCGCACCGCGCTGCTGCGTTACGGCGCGGTCGTGGTGGTTGCCGCGCTGTTCCTCAGCGGCATCATCTATTTCTTTCTCGGCCACGACGATATGCCGCCGCCGCGTCAGGTGCGCGATCTCACCATCGTCAATGTGACGCTGCCGCCGCCGCCTCCACCTCCGCCGCCGCCGCCGCAGCCCGAGCAGAAGATGATCGAGCAGCCCAAGATGGCGGAGCCCGAGTTCAAGGAAGAGAAGCCGGTCGACAAGCCGAAGGACGAGCCGGCCAAGGATGCCAAGAACGACGAGCCGCCCGGGCCGCTGTCGCTTGATGCGAAGCCGACCGGCCCCGGCGATTTGTTCAATCTCGGCGGCAAGCCCGGCGGCAGTCCGTATGGCGGTGGCGGCGGTGGGGGCAGCCGCTTTGGCTGGTACGCCACGATCATCACCTCGCAGATCGAGGCCGCGATCCGGGCCAATCCGAAGACGCGCAACATGGCGACGCAGATACAGGTGCGGCTCTGGGTCGACAGCTCCGGCCACATCTCCCGCGTCGTGCTGACGCCGTCGTCCGGCAATGCCGAGGTCGACGCGGCGTTGCGCAACGAGGTGATCGGCAGCCTGACGCTGCGCGAGCCGCCACCCAAGGACATGCCGATGCCGGTGGTCACGCGCGTCACCGCGCGCCGGCCGAGCTGA
- a CDS encoding putative porin → MFKKRAHAEWRALPLAVSLGALACATPAVGQTADQAPAAAKQTDARKPKVSSTKPTSSNATVNLVNLLVQQGVLKEDQAQALIKQAEDEAYVSRQAAKDATAKADDATKAATAAAAAAQPPGTRHVTYVPEVVKRQLREEIKQEVMAKAQKENWASPGTYPEWAQRIRFYGDARVRYQGNYFPGGNDQGGAINFNAINTGSPYDLSQITNPYGAPTYDATQDRNQFRLRGRLGMEADLLYGFTAGLRIATGENNSPVSTNQTFGTGGGNFSKYGVWLDRGYINWQGWNGDLALSAGRFDNPFWSPTDLVWYRELGFDGFAVQAKHEVWEGFTPFAVGGAFPIYNTDFNAGINLTNPPTKFASHDKWLFGGQVGFNARFSPEYTFRFGVAYYDFDNVQGQLSSPCIVELSGDVCNTDLTRPSFAQKGNSYFALRNIIPDPVGTGNNGGQNFKYQYFGLVGQYRPVVVSAQLDLGQFHPTHIVLDGEYVNNTAFSRSLMNVAAINNRGPSPDGGTTPGAFNGGNQGWLGRVTVGNKEIKHLWDWNVHAGYKYLESDATIDAFADSDFGLGGTNLKGYFVGGNVGLGENVWATLRWMSANSIAGNPYAVDVLQVDLNAKF, encoded by the coding sequence ATGTTTAAGAAACGAGCTCACGCAGAATGGCGCGCGTTGCCGCTTGCGGTGTCGCTGGGCGCGCTTGCCTGCGCAACGCCGGCCGTGGGCCAGACTGCGGATCAGGCGCCCGCCGCCGCAAAGCAGACCGATGCCAGGAAGCCGAAAGTGTCGAGCACCAAGCCGACATCGTCGAACGCCACCGTCAACCTCGTCAATCTGCTGGTCCAGCAGGGCGTCCTCAAGGAGGACCAGGCCCAGGCGCTGATCAAGCAGGCCGAGGACGAGGCCTATGTTTCCCGCCAGGCCGCCAAGGACGCCACCGCCAAGGCCGACGACGCCACCAAGGCCGCGACCGCGGCCGCCGCTGCGGCGCAGCCGCCCGGCACCCGGCACGTCACCTACGTTCCCGAAGTCGTCAAAAGACAGTTACGGGAAGAGATTAAGCAGGAGGTGATGGCCAAGGCACAGAAGGAAAACTGGGCGTCGCCCGGAACCTATCCGGAGTGGGCGCAGCGCATCCGCTTCTACGGCGATGCGCGCGTGCGCTATCAGGGCAACTATTTCCCCGGTGGCAACGACCAGGGCGGAGCCATCAACTTCAACGCCATCAATACCGGCTCGCCGTACGATCTTTCGCAGATCACGAACCCGTATGGTGCGCCCACCTATGACGCCACGCAGGATCGGAACCAGTTCCGGCTTCGCGGCCGGCTCGGCATGGAAGCGGACCTGCTGTACGGATTCACCGCGGGCTTGCGCATCGCGACCGGCGAAAACAACTCGCCGGTGTCGACCAACCAGACGTTTGGTACCGGCGGTGGCAACTTCTCGAAATATGGCGTCTGGCTCGACCGCGGCTACATCAACTGGCAGGGCTGGAATGGTGATCTGGCCTTGTCAGCGGGCCGCTTCGACAATCCGTTCTGGTCGCCGACCGATCTGGTCTGGTACCGCGAACTCGGCTTCGATGGTTTCGCCGTGCAGGCCAAGCACGAGGTGTGGGAAGGCTTCACGCCCTTCGCAGTGGGCGGTGCATTTCCGATCTACAACACCGATTTCAACGCCGGAATCAATCTGACGAATCCGCCAACCAAGTTCGCCAGCCACGACAAGTGGCTGTTCGGAGGTCAGGTCGGCTTCAATGCGCGGTTTAGTCCGGAATATACATTCCGGTTCGGCGTCGCCTACTACGACTTCGACAATGTGCAGGGGCAGCTTTCCAGTCCCTGCATCGTCGAGCTGTCGGGCGATGTCTGCAATACCGACCTGACCCGACCGTCGTTCGCGCAGAAGGGCAACAGCTACTTCGCGCTGCGCAACATCATTCCCGACCCGGTCGGAACCGGCAACAATGGCGGCCAGAACTTCAAGTATCAGTATTTCGGATTGGTCGGCCAGTATCGCCCGGTGGTGGTCAGCGCGCAGCTCGATCTCGGACAATTCCACCCGACCCACATCGTGCTCGACGGCGAGTACGTCAACAACACCGCGTTCAGCCGTTCCCTCATGAACGTTGCGGCGATCAACAACCGCGGGCCGAGTCCGGACGGCGGCACTACGCCAGGTGCGTTCAACGGCGGCAATCAGGGCTGGCTCGGCCGCGTCACCGTCGGCAACAAGGAGATCAAGCATCTCTGGGATTGGAACGTCCACGCCGGCTACAAATACCTGGAGTCCGACGCCACCATCGACGCATTTGCAGACTCCGACTTCGGCCTCGGCGGCACCAACCTCAAGGGCTATTTCGTCGGCGGCAATGTCGGTCTCGGCGAGAATGTCTGGGCGACCCTGCGCTGGATGAGCGCCAACAGCATCGCCGGTAACCCCTACGCCGTCGACGTCCTGCAAGTCGACCTCAACGCGAAGTTCTGA